A segment of the Picrophilus oshimae DSM 9789 genome:
AATGCTGTTACCGGAAGTATCGTTGCAACGGCACCAGAATATTTTATGTAATTTAATTGATCATTTCTTGTATTTAATAAATGATCAACAGATGTAAAATTAAATCTTTTGCACAGGTCAATACAGCCAATGTTCTGAAGCTCGTCTGCATGCATTTTTAGCTTTAACCTGGATGATACGCCCGCCTCGAGAATCATCTCGGTAGATTTCCTTGAAAATGCAGCTGCGTCGCAGAATACATCAAGAAAATCAACATCGTTCTTAAATGCCGGAATCATATTATTAATAAAATACCCTGCGTAATCATATTCATTGATGTTATCTGGAACAGCATGCGCAAGTAATGTTATCTTAACATTTCTGTAAATACTTTTTATCCTTTTTATTGCATTTATTAACCTTCTCTCACCATTTATTGTTTTTCCATAGACGCTCTTTATTTCAAGGTATGTTGTGCCATTTAGTATGCTCTCATCAACCCTTTTAATGGTTTCATTAAATATTTGATCCTCACCTGAGCTTTCGGTATCATTCATTGTTTTATGTATACCGCCTCCTGAATTAAGTATATCAAGATAGCTTTGACCGTGGCTTCTCATGTATAGTTCATTCTCCCTTGTGCCCGCATAGGCAAGATGTGTGTGAATCAATAAATCCAGGCATGACAACCATATTTGATGCATCAATGGCATCGTCATTGTTTTTATTATCTGTAATATCAGAGATTATATTATTCTCTATTACTATTGATTTATTTTTAATTAACTTAAAATTGCCCTCTGAATCAAATGTTATAATCTGGCCTGCGTTTTTTATTATCACAAGATAAAATGCTTTTATTTATATTTATATAATTTGTTAAAAACATTTCAATAAAAGATTTTTTCTTTATCGTACAATGATTTTAATATGAGTTTTAATGACCCAAGGGTTTTAAAATTTTCTGAAGTTAATAAAAACAGTGAAAATCCAGATATTGTTATAACAGGTGTTCCATACGATGGTGTAATTATATCGCATAGAAGGGGTGCAAGATACGGCCCTGAGAGGATAAGAGAGATTATGAATTCATATTCAAGCTACTGCACCGATCATAACGTTGATCTTAACTCATTGAAAATACTTGATGCTGGGAATATCGATGTTAATTTTATAGATTATAACATTGAAAAAATAAAAGATGATTATTATAATATTATAAAAAAATACAATTCAAGGTTCATTGCCATGGGCGGGGATCATTCAATAACAGAGGGACTATTTAAATCAGTATGTAAATTAAATAAAAAAACTGGAATGATCCTATTCGATGCACACCATGATATAAGGGATCCATGGAGGGTGAACTCAGGTTCCTGGGGGAAATAACATCTTAAAAGATAACGGCGGCTGCCTTGACGGGCGTAATTTTGTCCAGATAGGCGTTCACGGTTTTAAATATTCAAAGTATTATTATAATAAAATTAATGATTTAAAAATAAGCTATTTCACCGCTTTGAATGTTCTTGATTATGGTATTGACGCCATAATAAAGAAGGCCCTTGAAATTATTGATGCAGATATTATATATCTAAGCCTGGATATTGATGTAATTGATCAGGCATATGCACCTGGTGTAAGTGCCGCCTCTCCTGGAGGCCTGACACCAAGGGAAATCTTTAAAGCAATGTACCTTCTTGGATTAAACAAAAAGGTAAGATTTATGGATTTAACAGAGTACTCGCCACCACTTGATCATGATGACATAACAGGAAGGGTCGCTGCAGAGGCACTACTTCATTTTATGTGTGGTGCATCTAAATCCTGATGCTATTTATAAACTCCATTAAATCATTGTTCATCATTTCAAGGATTTTTTCAATGTCAATGTATGGTGGCCTGTCATTTTCAAGTTGATCTATCCTTGACCTTATCTTTTTATAAACCATATCTATGAAATTGGATGTATTATACTTTTTAAATTCAAGTGCCTGCGCGGCTATTAGATACTCTATTGCAATGATACTTTCTATGTTCTCTCTTATTTTTATCAGTTTAAGTGCCGAGTTTGCGCCCATGCTGACGTGATCCTCCTGATTTGCAGATGTTGGAATTGAATCAGCAGATGCCGGGTGTGATAATATTTTATTCATGTTGCAAAGTGCTGCAGCGGTGTATTGTGGTATCATATAACCGGAATTTATTCCATAGTTATTCACAAGGAATGGCGGCAGTCCGCTTAAATTGGTATCGACAAGCCTGGCTATTCTTCTTTCTATCATGTTGCCAAGATCAGTTAACGCAATGGCCGAAAAATCT
Coding sequences within it:
- the hutI gene encoding imidazolonepropionase, translated to MIHTHLAYAGTRENELYMRSHGQSYLDILNSGGGIHKTMNDTESSGEDQIFNETIKRVDESILNGTTYLEIKSVYGKTINGERRLINAIKRIKSIYRNVKITLLAHAVPDNINEYDYAGYFINNMIPAFKNDVDFLDVFCDAAAFSRKSTEMILEAGVSSRLKLKMHADELQNIGCIDLCKRFNFTSVDHLLNTRNDQLNYIKYSGAVATILPVTAFSLDSNYVNAQRFINKKIDVAIASDASPASYNSNMIFAIYLAVRYCNISLENAIKAATINGARSLKIDESTGSIETGKNADLIILDIDDYKKLPYMYMSRLVRYSFINGIKIIDNFNLIH
- a CDS encoding arginase family protein, which produces MSFNDPRVLKFSEVNKNSENPDIVITGVPYDGVIISHRRGARYGPERIREIMNSYSSYCTDHNVDLNSLKILDAGNIDVNFIDYNIEKIKDDYYNIIKKYNSRFIAMGGDHSITEGLFKSVCKLNKKTGMILFDAHHDIRDPWRVNSGSWGK
- a CDS encoding arginase family protein, whose protein sequence is MLKDNGGCLDGRNFVQIGVHGFKYSKYYYNKINDLKISYFTALNVLDYGIDAIIKKALEIIDADIIYLSLDIDVIDQAYAPGVSAASPGGLTPREIFKAMYLLGLNKKVRFMDLTEYSPPLDHDDITGRVAAEALLHFMCGASKS